A single Natranaerobius thermophilus JW/NM-WN-LF DNA region contains:
- a CDS encoding B12-binding domain-containing radical SAM protein, which produces MKITLIEPKSPGVHVFNKVKLPRLGLPIMATILKQKGYDVEVQAEEIRSLNFDRIYNSDLVGLSTITSTAPRAYHLADKIKNQVDIPIVIGGSHVTFYPEEALSHADFCVMGEGEKSFLELVEFIDTQKDSGKKPENIPGLAYFNENKELIKNSLPDPVTHNDLPFPDLSLIAGSEKMNILPMETSRGCPFGCKFCSVIKMFGKKYRFKHIDKVADELARLSPAKIFFYDDNFAADRERTYQLMKKIISRRDINIQWGAQVRADIYKDPELLDIMKEAGGRMLHIGFESVNQSTLEEYNKSLSIDETKQAIKTIKDKGFHIHGMFVIGSDHDDVRTAHETVNFALKHKIDTIQLLILVPIPGSEQFHELASQNRLLPSSWEYYDGHHVVHRPENISPYELQYQVMKEMTRFYSFKKCLELAAKFKFINLYFRFYGFRTLRQWFKDRKNISYLEFLKKKYSPDVTMNTQ; this is translated from the coding sequence ATGAAGATCACCTTAATAGAACCCAAATCTCCTGGGGTACATGTTTTCAATAAGGTTAAGCTTCCCAGGCTGGGACTACCTATAATGGCGACAATTTTAAAACAAAAAGGTTACGATGTTGAAGTTCAAGCTGAAGAAATCAGATCACTAAATTTTGACAGGATTTACAATTCTGACTTAGTGGGTCTATCAACAATTACTTCCACAGCACCTAGAGCCTACCATTTGGCAGACAAAATCAAGAACCAGGTAGATATACCAATTGTGATCGGAGGTTCTCATGTTACTTTTTATCCAGAGGAGGCTCTTTCTCATGCAGATTTTTGCGTTATGGGCGAAGGAGAAAAGTCTTTTTTAGAACTGGTAGAATTCATTGATACTCAGAAGGATTCCGGAAAAAAACCTGAAAACATTCCAGGTTTGGCCTATTTTAATGAAAACAAAGAGTTAATTAAAAACTCATTACCAGATCCGGTAACTCATAATGATCTGCCATTTCCCGACTTGAGTTTGATTGCTGGTAGTGAGAAAATGAATATCCTGCCTATGGAAACTTCCAGAGGATGTCCCTTTGGTTGCAAGTTTTGTTCAGTTATTAAAATGTTTGGAAAGAAATACAGGTTTAAACACATTGATAAGGTTGCCGATGAATTAGCACGTCTTTCTCCTGCCAAAATATTTTTTTACGATGATAATTTTGCGGCAGACCGGGAGCGGACCTATCAATTGATGAAAAAAATTATTTCGAGAAGAGATATTAACATTCAATGGGGTGCACAAGTAAGAGCAGACATCTATAAAGACCCAGAATTACTAGATATCATGAAAGAAGCAGGGGGAAGGATGTTACACATTGGTTTTGAAAGTGTTAATCAATCAACCTTGGAAGAATACAATAAGAGCCTAAGTATCGATGAAACAAAGCAGGCAATCAAAACAATTAAAGATAAAGGGTTCCACATCCATGGAATGTTCGTTATTGGCAGTGATCATGATGATGTCCGAACAGCTCACGAAACCGTCAATTTTGCCTTAAAACACAAAATTGATACTATTCAACTACTTATTTTAGTTCCCATTCCTGGTTCGGAACAGTTCCATGAATTAGCCTCTCAAAATCGATTGTTGCCATCTTCTTGGGAGTATTATGATGGCCATCATGTAGTTCATAGACCTGAAAATATTTCTCCTTATGAGCTTCAATATCAGGTAATGAAAGAGATGACCAGATTTTATTCTTTCAAAAAATGCTTAGAATTGGCTGCGAAATTTAAGTTTATCAATCTATATTTTAGATTTTACGGATTTCGTACTCTCAGACAATGGTTTAAGGACCGCAAAAATATTTCTTATCTTGAATTTCTTAAAAAGAAATACTCTCCTGATGTAACCATGAACACACAATAA
- a CDS encoding glycine betaine ABC transporter substrate-binding protein gives MLRIISNNKIILFMIVIITTGGLMAACGDEAIPEESTKVEEQEQNPDNEKSEEQSEDEQQTTQTIEIAYVNWADCVATTYLAKEILEEEMGYEVELTMADPGPIYTDIAEGEHDVFLGGWLPITHEEYWEEYQDKVDKISPNFEGARIGLVVPDYVDIDSIEDMNDVTDKFDGEIIGIDPGAGIMQTTETALEEYGLNFNLIEGSDPAMATALQESIEEEEWVVVTGWIPHWKFATWDLEFLEDPKKVYGEQENIYNIGRSDLEQDLPEVREFLEEFQLSQQGLGELMADINETEDEEESAKRWIEDNSDKVEDWTP, from the coding sequence ATGTTAAGAATAATTTCAAATAATAAAATAATATTATTTATGATTGTAATCATCACCACAGGTGGCCTGATGGCAGCCTGTGGTGATGAAGCAATCCCAGAAGAAAGCACTAAAGTTGAAGAACAAGAACAAAATCCAGATAATGAAAAGTCAGAAGAACAATCTGAAGACGAACAGCAGACAACTCAAACAATTGAGATTGCTTACGTAAACTGGGCTGATTGTGTTGCAACTACTTATTTAGCTAAGGAAATTTTAGAAGAAGAAATGGGATATGAAGTCGAATTAACAATGGCCGATCCGGGACCAATTTATACTGATATTGCTGAAGGTGAACACGATGTATTTCTAGGTGGTTGGTTACCAATTACTCATGAAGAATACTGGGAAGAATATCAGGATAAAGTAGATAAAATTAGTCCTAACTTTGAAGGTGCAAGAATTGGACTAGTAGTCCCTGATTATGTAGATATCGATAGTATTGAAGACATGAATGATGTGACTGATAAATTTGACGGTGAAATAATTGGAATTGACCCCGGTGCTGGAATTATGCAAACAACAGAAACCGCTTTAGAAGAATATGGTCTAAACTTTAATTTAATCGAAGGTAGTGACCCTGCCATGGCAACTGCTCTACAAGAAAGCATTGAAGAAGAGGAATGGGTAGTAGTTACAGGTTGGATTCCTCATTGGAAATTTGCCACCTGGGATTTAGAATTCCTTGAAGATCCAAAAAAAGTATATGGAGAACAAGAGAACATCTATAATATCGGAAGATCTGATTTAGAACAAGATTTACCGGAAGTAAGAGAGTTCTTAGAAGAGTTTCAGCTTTCCCAACAAGGTTTAGGAGAGTTAATGGCAGATATTAATGAAACAGAAGATGAAGAGGAATCTGCCAAAAGGTGGATTGAAGACAATTCTGACAAAGTTGAAGACTGGACCCCCTAA
- a CDS encoding adenosylhomocysteinase, whose protein sequence is MATVKTSNNLVEQGENKITWARNKMPVLQSISERWKENQPLKGVRVSACLHVTPKTANLLITLKDGGAEVALCGSNPLSTQDDVVAALNEVYQVPTHAKRGEGKEDFYNRILEVLDIKPHITVDDGADLINTLHSERRELLDNISGGTEETTTGVTRLKAMARDNYLQYPVIAVNDAMTKHMFDNRYGTGQSTIDGIMRATNYLMAGTSFVVVGYGWCGRGVAKDASGLGARVTVVEVDPVRALEASLDGFEVKSMEEAAKNADFVVTTTGNKNVVDKHHLENIKDGCILSNSGHFNVEINLESLEKMSKTKRTVRPDVEEYQLKDGRKVYVIGEGRLVNLSAGEGHPADVMDMSFSNQALSVEYLANEKTNLKNDVYPVPKHLDEGIAELKLKCMGMELEQLTEEQKEYLNSWDVGT, encoded by the coding sequence ATGGCTACAGTAAAAACTAGTAACAATTTAGTTGAACAAGGTGAAAACAAAATAACTTGGGCAAGAAACAAAATGCCTGTCTTACAGAGTATTTCTGAACGCTGGAAGGAAAACCAACCTCTAAAAGGTGTTAGGGTTAGTGCATGCTTGCACGTAACACCTAAAACCGCTAATTTGTTAATCACTCTAAAAGATGGAGGTGCTGAAGTAGCACTGTGTGGTTCTAATCCTCTTAGTACTCAAGATGATGTGGTTGCTGCTTTAAATGAAGTATATCAAGTGCCAACTCATGCCAAACGAGGTGAAGGTAAAGAAGACTTTTACAATCGAATTTTAGAAGTCTTAGATATTAAACCACACATCACAGTTGATGATGGTGCAGACTTAATCAACACATTACACAGTGAAAGAAGAGAACTGCTTGATAACATTTCTGGAGGTACTGAAGAAACTACAACTGGTGTCACTCGTTTAAAAGCTATGGCCAGAGACAATTATCTACAGTATCCAGTGATCGCAGTGAACGATGCCATGACAAAACACATGTTTGACAACCGCTACGGTACTGGCCAGTCAACTATAGATGGTATCATGAGAGCCACCAATTATTTAATGGCAGGTACCAGTTTTGTTGTAGTTGGCTACGGCTGGTGCGGCCGTGGTGTTGCCAAAGATGCTAGTGGGCTTGGCGCTAGAGTGACAGTAGTGGAAGTAGATCCTGTGAGAGCTTTAGAAGCTTCACTGGATGGCTTTGAAGTTAAAAGTATGGAGGAAGCTGCTAAGAATGCAGACTTTGTCGTAACTACTACTGGTAATAAAAATGTAGTTGATAAACATCATTTAGAAAACATTAAAGACGGCTGCATCCTATCGAATTCTGGTCATTTCAATGTTGAAATCAATTTAGAATCACTGGAGAAAATGTCTAAAACAAAACGAACAGTACGTCCTGATGTTGAAGAATACCAGTTGAAAGATGGTCGGAAAGTATATGTTATTGGTGAAGGAAGGCTAGTTAATCTATCTGCTGGAGAAGGACACCCGGCAGACGTTATGGACATGAGCTTTTCCAACCAGGCCTTATCAGTAGAATACCTGGCTAATGAAAAAACGAACCTTAAAAACGATGTATATCCTGTACCAAAACATTTAGACGAAGGTATAGCCGAGTTAAAACTTAAATGTATGGGAATGGAACTTGAACAGCTAACGGAAGAACAAAAAGAGTATCTAAACTCCTGGGATGTTGGGACTTAA
- a CDS encoding IS6-like element ISNth1 family transposase, producing MTKVVCPRCNNNCSDKFYKFGFDNHGHQKYQCQECFSQFAPKTLSKGGDKRGPNMPRKYPSCPKCGKATFLHHDYEFYSNLRCCDKSCNHSFYVPKPQSIPEPSQLDINGKVDFSNMRHPLHTIIRALYLYFINGSSTRGVSQFLLDCEGIKVSHVTIADWTKKFAPLFLYISRYLKPIDLDSSDEWHVDETVIKIKGQRFYAWTVIDAETRFVLAFHLSPYRDSQAAFKVLNYAKKHFGRPHSIVTDRYWAYNAPIKVLFPNSNHIRVKSFQDDISNNLIESFFQIFKSWVKQRRGFASFQSANKLIAVFVFAFNFVRTSNVLNQSTPAQVAGINYSNRNRTFWLLHSNNAA from the coding sequence ATGACTAAAGTTGTATGCCCTAGATGCAATAACAACTGCTCTGACAAGTTTTATAAGTTTGGTTTTGATAATCATGGTCATCAAAAGTATCAATGTCAAGAATGTTTTAGTCAGTTTGCACCTAAGACACTTTCTAAAGGCGGGGATAAAAGAGGCCCTAATATGCCTCGCAAATATCCCTCTTGCCCTAAATGCGGGAAAGCTACATTTTTACATCACGACTATGAATTTTATTCTAATTTGAGGTGTTGTGACAAAAGCTGTAATCATTCTTTCTATGTCCCTAAACCTCAAAGTATTCCTGAACCTTCGCAACTTGATATTAACGGCAAAGTAGACTTCTCTAACATGAGACATCCTCTTCATACTATTATTCGAGCTCTTTACCTGTACTTCATTAATGGCAGCTCTACTAGAGGTGTCTCTCAATTCCTTCTTGATTGTGAAGGAATTAAAGTGTCTCATGTTACTATTGCTGACTGGACTAAAAAGTTTGCACCTCTTTTTCTTTATATCTCTAGATATCTTAAACCTATTGATCTAGACTCTTCTGATGAGTGGCATGTTGACGAAACTGTAATTAAAATTAAAGGCCAAAGATTCTACGCCTGGACTGTTATTGATGCTGAAACTAGATTTGTACTTGCATTTCATCTATCTCCTTACAGAGATAGCCAGGCTGCTTTTAAAGTGCTGAACTATGCTAAGAAACATTTTGGACGACCTCATAGTATCGTCACAGATAGATATTGGGCTTACAATGCTCCAATTAAAGTTCTGTTTCCAAACTCTAATCACATCAGAGTCAAGTCTTTTCAAGATGATATCTCTAATAACTTAATTGAATCTTTTTTTCAGATTTTCAAAAGCTGGGTTAAGCAACGCAGAGGATTTGCTTCTTTCCAGTCAGCCAACAAGTTGATTGCGGTATTTGTGTTTGCTTTTAACTTTGTTAGGACAAGCAATGTTTTGAATCAGTCTACTCCTGCTCAAGTTGCTGGGATTAATTACTCTAATCGTAATAGGACTTTTTGGCTTTTACATAGTAATAATGCCGCTTGA
- the metK gene encoding methionine adenosyltransferase, which yields MAVEKTSEIKAKEENKNLITSESVTEGHPDKICDQISDAVLDALLEEDPESRVACETAVTTGQVNVFGEITTKANVDISNVVRETLKDIGYTKAKYGFDCDTCGVSVSIDEQSPDIAMGVDGEDKNDVGAGDQGMMYGYATDETEEFMPMPIMLAHRLSRKLSEARRNGEISYLRPDGKTQVTVEYENNQPSAISNILISAQHPEEVDNETIENDLIEKIIKRNVPENLITDETEFLINPTGRFVVGGPQGDAGVTGRKIVVDTYGGIGRIGGGAFSGKDPSKVDRSAAYAARYAAKNVVAAGLANRCEVSVAYSIGVAKPVSLWVNTFGTGKVSEEKLSNWLQESFDWRPAAIIDRFELKRPIYRQTAAYGHFGRNDLNLPWEKLDMVKDLKNKESVKLL from the coding sequence TTGGCAGTTGAAAAAACTTCGGAAATTAAAGCCAAAGAAGAAAATAAGAATTTAATTACTTCTGAATCGGTGACTGAGGGACATCCAGATAAGATATGTGATCAAATTTCAGATGCAGTCTTAGATGCCTTATTGGAGGAGGATCCAGAATCTAGAGTTGCTTGTGAGACTGCTGTCACTACTGGACAAGTGAATGTATTCGGTGAAATCACCACTAAGGCTAATGTGGACATAAGTAATGTGGTTAGAGAAACTCTTAAAGATATAGGTTACACCAAAGCTAAATACGGATTCGACTGCGATACATGTGGAGTTTCTGTTTCAATTGATGAACAATCTCCTGATATTGCAATGGGTGTGGATGGCGAAGATAAAAATGATGTTGGTGCTGGTGATCAAGGCATGATGTATGGTTATGCCACTGACGAAACTGAAGAATTCATGCCTATGCCAATCATGCTTGCTCACAGGCTATCTAGGAAGCTATCAGAAGCTAGAAGAAATGGAGAGATTTCTTATCTACGTCCTGATGGAAAAACACAGGTGACTGTGGAATATGAAAACAATCAACCTAGCGCAATTTCTAATATCTTAATTTCCGCTCAACATCCAGAAGAAGTTGATAATGAAACTATCGAAAATGATTTGATTGAAAAAATTATCAAAAGAAATGTCCCTGAAAACTTAATAACTGATGAAACCGAGTTTTTAATTAATCCTACTGGAAGGTTTGTAGTTGGTGGCCCTCAAGGGGATGCAGGGGTTACAGGAAGGAAAATAGTTGTCGATACCTATGGTGGTATTGGCAGAATTGGAGGAGGTGCCTTCTCCGGAAAGGATCCATCTAAGGTAGACCGTTCAGCAGCTTATGCGGCTAGATATGCTGCCAAAAATGTTGTAGCTGCTGGATTAGCAAATAGATGTGAAGTATCAGTTGCATATTCCATCGGTGTAGCCAAACCGGTATCCTTATGGGTGAATACCTTTGGAACAGGAAAAGTTTCTGAAGAAAAACTATCCAATTGGTTGCAAGAAAGCTTTGACTGGCGTCCAGCTGCCATTATAGATAGATTCGAGTTAAAACGTCCTATTTACAGACAAACTGCTGCATACGGACATTTTGGCAGAAACGATTTAAATTTACCTTGGGAAAAGCTGGATATGGTCAAAGATTTAAAAAATAAAGAGTCTGTTAAGTTGTTATGA
- a CDS encoding SAM-dependent methyltransferase has translation MTTNEYAQIAKDYYNSTAHEIYKECWGGENHHLGIFDNTDDFYQAAQKANENLVTKLQVKEGDHVLDIGSGFCGLPRYIVKNTNCEKVTALNISEKENEYARQKNKQENLHHKIDVVDGDFNNMPFPDKNFDILVSQDSMLHSPNKKELLEECFRVIKPGGMFVFSDILKLPELTEDEAKIVYNRINVPHLATFDFYEKALIDANFNVIDIQDLGNMNLAKSYQSVYDNLNDKKNFLMKDKNIPQDRIDMTLKGLKYWVEKASDNKLGWGLFVSQRPNNR, from the coding sequence ATGACTACTAACGAGTACGCGCAAATAGCCAAAGATTATTACAACAGTACAGCTCACGAAATTTATAAAGAGTGCTGGGGAGGTGAAAATCACCACTTAGGGATCTTTGATAATACAGATGATTTCTATCAAGCTGCCCAAAAAGCTAACGAAAACCTTGTTACAAAATTGCAAGTCAAAGAAGGAGATCATGTTCTAGATATAGGCAGTGGTTTTTGTGGTCTACCGCGTTATATAGTAAAGAATACCAATTGTGAAAAAGTAACAGCTTTAAATATTTCAGAAAAAGAAAACGAATACGCCAGGCAAAAAAATAAACAAGAAAATCTTCACCATAAAATTGATGTAGTTGATGGGGACTTTAACAATATGCCTTTTCCAGATAAGAATTTTGATATTTTAGTTAGTCAGGATTCTATGTTACACAGTCCTAACAAAAAAGAACTATTGGAAGAATGCTTCAGGGTAATTAAACCAGGTGGAATGTTTGTATTTTCCGATATTTTAAAACTTCCGGAACTAACTGAAGATGAAGCAAAGATTGTATATAATCGTATCAATGTTCCTCATTTGGCTACCTTTGACTTTTATGAGAAGGCCTTAATAGATGCGAATTTTAACGTAATTGATATTCAAGACCTGGGTAATATGAATCTAGCAAAGTCCTATCAATCTGTTTACGATAATTTAAATGATAAGAAAAATTTTCTTATGAAAGATAAGAACATACCTCAAGACAGAATTGATATGACATTAAAAGGCCTGAAATATTGGGTAGAAAAGGCATCTGATAATAAGTTGGGTTGGGGATTGTTTGTGAGTCAGCGTCCTAATAACCGGTAG
- a CDS encoding class I SAM-dependent methyltransferase: protein MSERWDEIIDWEKRRQSEDSFFEKLLHNHGVENVLDIACGTGFHSIHLAKAGFNVKAADGSEAMLAKTKENAKLYNVDFEVEKADWLKLTNTISEKYDAVICLGNALTHLFYEDYYRRALEQIYQVLNKGGILVADQRNYDAILETGYSSKHKYYYCGDEVEVKPIIIEDDFVRFAYKFSENEKYYLTLHPIRIDNLSQYILDAGFEKVETYGDFKKDYDKYDSDFIIQVAQK, encoded by the coding sequence TTGTCGGAAAGATGGGATGAAATAATTGACTGGGAAAAAAGAAGACAAAGTGAAGATAGTTTTTTTGAAAAACTATTGCATAATCACGGGGTAGAGAATGTGTTGGATATAGCCTGTGGCACAGGATTCCATTCAATTCATCTAGCAAAAGCTGGCTTTAATGTTAAAGCTGCAGATGGATCAGAAGCTATGTTGGCAAAAACGAAAGAGAATGCCAAGCTATACAATGTGGATTTTGAAGTTGAAAAGGCAGATTGGTTAAAACTTACCAATACAATTTCTGAAAAGTATGATGCGGTCATTTGTTTGGGGAATGCATTGACACATTTGTTCTATGAAGATTATTATCGTCGCGCTTTGGAACAAATTTATCAAGTTCTCAACAAAGGCGGCATTTTGGTAGCAGATCAAAGAAATTATGATGCAATCTTGGAAACGGGTTATAGTAGCAAACATAAGTATTATTACTGTGGAGATGAGGTGGAAGTTAAACCTATAATTATCGAAGACGATTTTGTTAGATTTGCTTACAAGTTTAGTGAAAATGAAAAATATTATCTGACACTACATCCTATCAGAATTGATAATCTAAGCCAGTATATTTTGGATGCCGGTTTTGAAAAAGTGGAAACTTATGGTGACTTCAAAAAAGATTATGATAAATACGATTCTGACTTCATAATTCAAGTAGCCCAAAAGTAA
- a CDS encoding deoxynucleoside kinase — protein MGQVPIVVDGMTGSGKTTLVNHLANELNLEVMPEEFRDPYNLLYRFADDVKWCYPMQLNFLMTRYIQYTVASEHENYILDRSIYSDPVYAKLYYNMGYLSEKQYDNYLNFYDSLEEDIKEPKCMIILNCSFDEIMRRIVDRGRSDELKLSKEGYWWPLYQAYQEHVDKLLTQQDHMSTKVIRIDTEDIDLAKRDEQLFDILNLAETAI, from the coding sequence ATGGGTCAAGTACCAATTGTAGTCGATGGTATGACGGGTTCGGGAAAAACTACCCTGGTGAATCATTTGGCAAATGAGTTAAATTTGGAAGTTATGCCGGAAGAATTTCGTGATCCCTATAATCTCTTGTACAGATTTGCCGATGATGTTAAATGGTGTTATCCCATGCAGTTAAACTTTTTGATGACCAGGTATATACAGTATACGGTGGCATCTGAACATGAAAATTATATTCTGGATAGAAGTATTTATAGTGATCCGGTTTATGCAAAACTTTATTACAATATGGGTTATTTAAGTGAAAAACAGTACGACAATTACTTAAACTTTTATGATAGCCTGGAAGAAGATATCAAGGAACCAAAATGCATGATAATTTTAAATTGTTCCTTTGATGAGATTATGCGTCGGATAGTTGATAGAGGCAGATCTGACGAGTTGAAATTATCCAAAGAAGGTTACTGGTGGCCATTATACCAAGCATATCAAGAACATGTTGATAAACTATTAACACAACAAGATCATATGTCAACAAAAGTGATTAGAATAGACACGGAAGATATTGACTTGGCCAAAAGAGATGAACAATTATTTGATATTTTAAATCTAGCAGAAACGGCTATTTAA
- a CDS encoding coenzyme F420-0:L-glutamate ligase has protein sequence MSLPEYVGPCAFGIKMGVVLPGSDLKSMIKSEIMKINKDGLLEDNDALCVTESIVARAQENYITTEEIAEEVTDKLNLKPNDTLGVLFPILSRNRFSLILEGLAKAVPRGKIIVQLSHPDDEVGNQLIPPEKSQALIDKGYNVIKAEELEEDCIHPITNVNYLKLYRDIITEQGAEAELFVSNDYRVILDYHPQGVLCADIHTREEHRSKLESKVITCTLQDLFNDSSKESWSEWGLLGSNMSSDNKLKLAPYNADEFACELQKEILDATGKKIEVIIGGDGAYKDPSSGIYELADPKPAFGTTPGLRQHMREGVKYKYLIDMYHNQGKSEKEIQEIIAKESEKKKGKNHEIETEGTTPRKIEDILASLADLVSGSADAGTPVILIKSI, from the coding sequence GTGAGTTTACCGGAATATGTAGGACCATGTGCATTCGGAATCAAGATGGGAGTTGTCTTACCGGGCTCGGATTTAAAGAGTATGATTAAAAGTGAAATTATGAAGATTAACAAAGATGGGCTATTAGAAGACAATGATGCTCTGTGTGTGACAGAATCAATAGTTGCTAGGGCCCAAGAGAATTATATTACTACTGAGGAAATAGCTGAAGAAGTCACCGATAAATTAAATCTAAAGCCTAATGATACTTTGGGAGTGTTATTTCCAATTTTGAGTCGTAACAGATTTTCGCTAATTCTTGAAGGACTTGCCAAAGCAGTTCCCCGGGGAAAAATTATTGTTCAGCTTTCTCATCCTGACGATGAAGTAGGAAATCAATTAATCCCTCCAGAAAAGTCTCAAGCACTTATAGATAAAGGATACAATGTAATCAAAGCAGAAGAATTGGAAGAAGATTGTATACATCCTATTACGAATGTTAACTATCTTAAGTTATACCGAGATATTATCACAGAGCAGGGAGCAGAAGCAGAGTTATTTGTTTCTAATGATTACCGTGTGATATTGGATTACCATCCTCAAGGTGTGTTATGTGCTGATATCCACACCAGGGAAGAACATAGGAGTAAACTAGAATCCAAGGTAATTACTTGTACTCTTCAAGATTTGTTTAATGATAGCAGCAAGGAATCTTGGTCAGAATGGGGATTATTAGGCAGCAATATGTCTTCGGATAACAAATTAAAACTTGCACCTTACAATGCAGATGAATTTGCCTGTGAACTACAAAAAGAAATTTTAGATGCAACCGGCAAAAAAATCGAAGTAATTATTGGAGGAGATGGTGCATACAAAGATCCTAGTAGTGGTATTTACGAGCTGGCCGATCCTAAACCGGCATTTGGAACTACTCCTGGATTAAGACAACATATGAGAGAAGGAGTAAAATATAAATATCTCATCGACATGTATCATAATCAAGGGAAATCAGAAAAAGAGATCCAAGAAATTATTGCTAAAGAATCTGAAAAGAAAAAAGGTAAAAATCACGAGATAGAAACTGAAGGGACAACACCCAGGAAAATAGAAGACATCCTAGCAAGCCTGGCCGATTTGGTCAGTGGTTCAGCAGATGCCGGAACACCTGTTATTCTAATCAAAAGTATTTAA
- a CDS encoding methylenetetrahydrofolate reductase, whose translation MKISEIFSQSNGPVVSFEIFPPKRKKNQSKEDFDSLLKTIDNLARLKPDFISVTYGAGGTNSDGSLEISEYVKNKGITSLPHFTSIGYPVEEINSYLGTIYNKGFENILALRGDLPKSPSKADLVWRDFLHATDLIKVISRDFPNFCIGGAAYPEGHQESSYAGQDIEIMKIKEKMGVKFFLTQLFFNNDNFFKFMENVRNNGVESPVSAGVMPLISPKYVDKIIELSGVKLPKELENALENYRDDEVEFRKRSLDYCVRQVNDLFERGVDGVHLYTMNRHEAVEEILDQVDSNVNREVELSKQT comes from the coding sequence ATGAAGATATCCGAAATTTTTTCGCAAAGTAACGGACCTGTTGTCTCCTTTGAGATATTTCCGCCCAAAAGGAAAAAAAATCAATCAAAAGAGGATTTTGATTCTTTATTAAAAACAATTGATAATTTAGCTCGGTTAAAACCTGATTTTATAAGTGTGACTTACGGAGCTGGCGGTACCAATAGTGATGGTAGCTTAGAAATTTCCGAATACGTTAAAAACAAAGGGATTACGTCTTTACCTCACTTTACATCCATCGGTTATCCCGTTGAAGAGATTAATTCGTATTTAGGTACAATTTACAACAAGGGTTTTGAAAATATTTTGGCTTTAAGAGGAGATCTGCCGAAAAGTCCTTCAAAAGCAGACTTGGTTTGGAGAGATTTTTTACATGCAACTGATTTGATCAAGGTTATCTCAAGGGATTTTCCGAATTTCTGCATAGGGGGAGCCGCTTACCCCGAAGGTCATCAAGAATCTAGTTATGCAGGGCAGGATATCGAGATTATGAAAATCAAAGAAAAAATGGGTGTAAAGTTTTTCTTAACCCAACTGTTTTTCAATAACGATAATTTCTTTAAATTTATGGAAAATGTCAGGAATAATGGGGTGGAATCTCCAGTTTCTGCAGGTGTCATGCCTTTGATTAGTCCTAAATACGTGGACAAAATCATTGAATTATCAGGTGTAAAATTACCAAAAGAATTAGAAAATGCTTTGGAAAATTACAGGGATGATGAAGTAGAATTTAGAAAAAGATCCTTAGATTATTGTGTTAGACAGGTGAACGATTTATTTGAAAGAGGTGTGGATGGAGTGCATCTCTATACGATGAATCGCCATGAAGCTGTTGAAGAAATTCTTGACCAAGTTGATTCAAATGTAAACAGGGAGGTGGAACTATCAAAACAGACTTGA